One part of the Amaranthus tricolor cultivar Red isolate AtriRed21 chromosome 16, ASM2621246v1, whole genome shotgun sequence genome encodes these proteins:
- the LOC130802721 gene encoding 40S ribosomal protein S15a-1, which yields MVRISVLNDALKTMYNAEKRGKRQVLIRPSSKVIIKFLLVMQKHGYIGEFEYVDDHRSGKIVVELNGRLNKCGVISPRFDVGVKEIESWTARLLPSRQFGYIVLTTSAGIMDHEEARRKNVGGKVLGFFY from the exons ATGGTTAGAATTAGTGTATTGAATGATGCTCTTAAGACTATGTACAATGCTGAGAAGCGTGGCAAGCGCCAAGTTCTCATCAGGCCCTCATCTAAAGTCATCATCAAGTTTCTTCTTGTCATGCAAAAGCATG GTTACATTGGTGAGTTCGAGTATGTTGATGATCACAGGTCTGGCAAGATCGTCGTTGAATTGAATGGAAGGCTAAACAAATGTGGCGTCATCAGTCCCCGTTTTGATGTGGGTGTCAAGGAGATTGAGTCATGGACTGCTAGACTTCTTCCATCTAGACAG TTTGGATACATTGTGCTGACTACATCTGCTGGTATCATGGATCATGAAGAGGCAAGAAGAAAGAATGTTGGAGGCAAAGTTCTTGGGTTCTTCTATTAG